One part of the Mariniblastus fucicola genome encodes these proteins:
- a CDS encoding PcfJ domain-containing protein, protein MTTKSAGRRDLLDRVIRAHRPASVSASHAYTRLIESVRAKTGLLSPRSFCSRSQKQRRTTEANVQAISRMSRFPERIIRSAWTWTPSRNVVYSLSKHLFGRFEVPEFTHRAWFGDIEDVRVLLDMARGISPRKAIAESGLGSRLTKKAAHRFANAPDRFSIPETIRWAQAIAFGASDKLASRIVIACRGYRYEETFWQELLRFLIYASNVQPGGRERSVVAPDDIELAEIARFVWQQKYEDVSRVLGYRVHHDTPLQPELSLKGRTLRAFRRHMQNWRNEIEIPMHTPIKFAVRNRVWAPSGFDRLSIDCGESHWKMVEILESLQLRIEGGLMQHCVASYESSCRSGRCSIWSLRKCVGTCERPVVTVEVWPDSRQIVQMKARRNAEPTDHSLSLIRRWADANQLAM, encoded by the coding sequence ATGACTACGAAATCCGCAGGTCGCAGAGACCTGTTGGATCGCGTGATACGAGCCCATCGGCCTGCATCTGTATCTGCCTCGCACGCTTACACTCGACTGATTGAAAGTGTGCGCGCGAAGACAGGTTTGCTCAGCCCGCGCTCGTTCTGCTCGCGATCCCAAAAACAACGCCGTACCACCGAAGCCAACGTTCAGGCAATCTCTCGGATGTCGCGATTCCCCGAGCGGATAATACGTTCTGCGTGGACTTGGACGCCAAGCCGGAACGTCGTCTACTCGCTTTCGAAACACCTGTTCGGACGCTTCGAAGTGCCCGAGTTTACTCATCGAGCCTGGTTTGGCGACATCGAGGACGTCCGAGTGTTGCTGGATATGGCCAGAGGCATCAGCCCGCGCAAAGCCATTGCGGAGAGCGGATTAGGTTCGCGTCTGACGAAAAAAGCGGCGCATCGGTTCGCCAATGCGCCAGACCGTTTCAGTATTCCCGAGACGATTCGATGGGCGCAGGCAATTGCGTTTGGAGCCAGCGACAAGTTGGCTTCGCGAATCGTCATCGCCTGTCGTGGCTATCGCTATGAAGAAACGTTCTGGCAGGAACTGCTTCGGTTCTTGATCTATGCCAGCAATGTTCAGCCGGGAGGTCGGGAGCGAAGCGTCGTCGCGCCGGACGACATCGAGCTTGCTGAAATTGCAAGGTTCGTGTGGCAGCAAAAATACGAAGACGTTTCCCGCGTGCTTGGCTATCGCGTGCACCATGATACTCCGTTGCAGCCAGAACTGTCGCTCAAAGGCAGAACGCTTCGGGCGTTTCGTCGCCACATGCAGAATTGGCGTAACGAAATTGAGATTCCCATGCACACGCCGATCAAGTTCGCGGTTCGAAACCGGGTTTGGGCTCCGTCGGGATTTGACAGGCTGTCCATCGATTGCGGAGAATCGCATTGGAAAATGGTTGAGATTCTTGAGTCCCTTCAACTGCGAATCGAAGGTGGGCTGATGCAGCACTGTGTCGCGTCGTACGAATCCTCTTGCCGTTCAGGCCGTTGCTCAATCTGGTCATTGAGAAAGTGTGTTGGTACCTGCGAACGCCCCGTTGTCACCGTGGAAGTATGGCCGGACAGTCGTCAGATTGTGCAGATGAAAGCCAGGCGAAATGCCGAACCAACAGACCACTCGCTGTCACTGATTCGTCGTTGGGCGGATGCGAATCAGTTGGCGATGTAG
- a CDS encoding methyltransferase domain-containing protein, whose amino-acid sequence MKKICFLIVAINFLIVAPLVLNGQEASVRPGINDSFNKLSAEELSTFVERFESEGREIYDLRQEIVNACRLRPAMVVADIGAGTGLFSRMMAPNVAELFAVDINQKFLDHVKATCKDDGCENVKAVLCDQTSCGLDENSVDLVFVCDTYHHFEFPYKTMRSIQKALKPDGMLVLVEFDRVEGESSDWILNHVRADRDTFSKEIELAGFEEVELIDDIFKTSYLKRYKVSDRKTAKGHTTDTLDDVRKGLKDGTAVLIDVREEREWDGVHLSDATLVPLSKLRSGEEEKSKLVATLPKGKIVYAHCLSGGRVLAAAKSLEDVEIDFRPLPQGIQELVDEGFEKAK is encoded by the coding sequence GTGAAAAAAATCTGCTTTCTAATTGTCGCTATCAACTTTCTGATCGTTGCTCCATTGGTTTTGAACGGTCAGGAAGCCAGCGTTCGCCCCGGGATCAACGACTCGTTCAATAAGCTTTCCGCTGAAGAACTGTCCACGTTCGTTGAGCGGTTCGAGAGCGAGGGTCGCGAGATCTACGACCTTCGTCAGGAAATCGTGAACGCCTGTCGTCTGCGGCCGGCGATGGTCGTTGCCGATATCGGAGCAGGAACCGGATTGTTCTCTCGGATGATGGCTCCGAACGTGGCAGAGCTGTTTGCTGTCGATATCAATCAAAAGTTTCTCGATCACGTTAAGGCAACTTGCAAAGATGATGGGTGCGAAAACGTCAAAGCTGTACTTTGTGACCAGACGTCCTGCGGGTTAGACGAAAATTCTGTTGACCTTGTTTTTGTCTGTGACACGTATCATCATTTCGAGTTTCCCTACAAGACGATGCGATCAATTCAGAAAGCGCTCAAGCCGGACGGTATGTTGGTGCTGGTTGAGTTTGATCGTGTGGAGGGGGAAAGTTCCGATTGGATTTTGAACCACGTTCGTGCTGATCGCGACACGTTTTCAAAAGAGATTGAGTTGGCCGGATTCGAGGAAGTTGAATTGATTGATGACATTTTTAAGACGTCGTACCTGAAACGATACAAAGTTTCGGATCGCAAAACGGCCAAGGGCCACACGACGGACACGCTGGATGATGTCCGTAAAGGATTGAAAGACGGAACAGCCGTTCTGATTGATGTTCGCGAAGAACGAGAATGGGACGGCGTGCACTTGTCGGACGCGACTTTGGTTCCGCTGAGTAAACTTCGATCCGGCGAGGAAGAAAAAAGCAAGCTCGTAGCGACATTGCCCAAAGGGAAAATTGTCTACGCTCATTGCCTCAGCGGTGGCCGCGTTCTCGCCGCCGCGAAATCCCTGGAGGACGTTGAAATCGACTTTCGACCTTTGCCACAGGGAATTCAAGAGCTTGTAGACGAAGGCTTTGAAAAAGCCAAGTAA
- the xylB gene encoding xylulokinase translates to MSYYLGVDIGTSSTKTILIEPGGKILSEASESYPLYHPKPMWSEQDPEDWWSAVCKTVKAAVRKAKVKPAAVKAIGLSGQMHGSVFLDKNDKVIRKALLWNDQRTAAECDEIESLAGGRKKLIKMVANPALTGFTAPKILWMRNNEPKKFDRVRKILLPKDDVRRRMTGTYATEVSDASGMLLLDVAKRKWSTTLLSKLDLDRDLFGEVFESEDVTGNLTPDAAKMLGLTTDCVVVGGAGDCAANALGTGVVNGGTLSMSLGTSGVMFVHSDEMKVDPTGRLHTFCHAVRDKWHMMGVTLTAAGALNWFVEAIAKELAAGKKDPFETLIGEASKISAGSEGLFFLPYLAGERTPHADPNARGSFVGLTLSHDRGHMTRSILEGVAYALRDSLAIIKELNVPVKQIIASGGGAKSEVWREIQAGVMGQNVVRINAEQGPAFGVALLAAVGGGEYKDVTAACKATIKVVEKTSSTAAARKRYDAAFPVFQDLYQSLKADFRKIAEL, encoded by the coding sequence ATGAGCTACTACCTTGGCGTCGACATCGGGACTTCCAGCACGAAAACCATCCTGATCGAGCCCGGAGGAAAAATTTTGTCGGAGGCTTCCGAGAGCTATCCGCTATATCACCCGAAGCCGATGTGGAGCGAGCAGGACCCGGAAGATTGGTGGTCGGCAGTCTGCAAAACAGTCAAAGCGGCCGTTCGCAAAGCGAAAGTCAAACCAGCCGCGGTGAAAGCCATTGGACTCTCCGGGCAGATGCACGGCAGTGTGTTTTTGGACAAGAATGACAAAGTCATCCGCAAGGCGTTGCTTTGGAACGATCAGCGAACCGCTGCCGAGTGCGATGAGATTGAATCGCTCGCCGGTGGCAGGAAAAAACTGATCAAAATGGTCGCCAATCCGGCACTGACGGGCTTCACGGCGCCCAAGATTTTATGGATGCGGAACAACGAGCCGAAAAAGTTCGATCGCGTTCGCAAAATCCTGCTGCCAAAAGATGACGTTCGCCGACGCATGACTGGAACTTACGCAACCGAAGTTAGCGATGCGAGCGGCATGCTGTTGCTGGACGTCGCAAAACGGAAATGGTCGACGACGCTGCTCAGTAAACTTGATCTTGATCGCGATCTGTTCGGCGAAGTTTTTGAATCCGAAGACGTTACTGGCAACTTAACGCCGGACGCGGCCAAAATGCTTGGCTTGACGACCGATTGCGTCGTCGTTGGTGGTGCCGGAGACTGCGCGGCCAACGCGTTGGGGACAGGAGTCGTCAACGGCGGGACGCTGTCGATGTCTTTGGGGACCAGCGGCGTGATGTTCGTTCACAGTGACGAGATGAAAGTCGATCCAACGGGACGGCTTCATACGTTCTGCCACGCGGTCCGGGACAAGTGGCACATGATGGGCGTGACGCTGACCGCAGCCGGCGCACTGAACTGGTTTGTTGAAGCGATCGCGAAAGAGTTGGCGGCTGGCAAGAAAGATCCGTTCGAAACGTTGATCGGCGAGGCGAGCAAGATCTCGGCCGGCAGCGAAGGCCTGTTCTTTTTGCCATACCTTGCAGGCGAAAGAACACCGCATGCAGACCCGAACGCCCGCGGAAGTTTTGTGGGGCTGACGCTGAGCCACGACCGTGGCCACATGACCCGTTCGATTCTCGAAGGCGTCGCTTACGCGCTTCGCGACAGCCTGGCAATCATCAAAGAATTGAACGTACCGGTGAAGCAGATCATTGCTTCCGGCGGCGGTGCGAAGAGCGAAGTCTGGCGGGAAATCCAAGCCGGCGTGATGGGCCAGAATGTCGTCCGCATCAATGCGGAACAGGGACCAGCGTTCGGTGTGGCGTTGCTGGCTGCGGTTGGCGGCGGCGAATACAAAGACGTGACAGCCGCTTGCAAAGCAACGATCAAAGTCGTGGAGAAAACGTCGTCTACGGCGGCGGCAAGAAAACGCTACGACGCGGCGTTCCCCGTTTTCCAGGACTTGTACCAGTCACTAAAAGCAGACTTTCGCAAGATCGCCGAACTGTAG